Below is a genomic region from Actinomadura sp. NAK00032.
ACGGCGGGCCCGGATGGCGCCGAGCGCGTCCTCGTCGACCCGATGGCGCTCGACCCGGACGGCACGACGACGCTCGACGGCTGGCAGCCGGACAAGGAGGGCCGCCGCCTCGCCTACAAGGTCTCCACCGGCGGGGACGAGGAGTCCCTGCTGTACGTCATCGACGTCGCGACCGGCGAGCGGGTCGAGGGGCCGATCGAGCGGGCGCGGTACTCCGCCGTCGCGTGGCTGCCGGGCGGCGAGGCGTACTACTACGCGCGGCGGCTGCCCGCGCACGAGGTCCCGGACGGCGAGGAGCAGTACCACCGGCGCCTCTACCTCCACCGGGTCGGCACCGACCCCGACGCCGACGACGTGCTGATCTTCGGCGCGGGCCGGGACAAGACCAACTACTACGGGGCCGGCGTCAGCCGCGACGGGCGCTGGCTGACGGTCTCGTCGTCGCAGGGCACGGCGCCCCGCAACGACCTGTGGATCGCCGACCTGTCGGCCTCGCCCCCGGAGGCGCCGGCGCTGCGGCCCGTGCAGGAGGGCGTCGACGCCGGCACCGGCCTGCACGTCGGACGCGACGGCCGCGCCTACATCTTCACCGACCGGGACGCGCCCCGCTCCCGGCTCTGCGTCGCCGACCCGGCCGACCCGTCCTACGAGCACTGGCAAGACCTCCTCCCGGAGGACCCGGAGGCCGTCCTCACCGACTTCGCGATCCTCGACGGCCTGGAGCGGCCCGTCCTGCTGGCCGGGTGGACGCGGCACGCGATCAGCGAGATCACCGTCCACGACCTGGCGACCGGCGAGCGGATCGGCACCGTTCCGACGCCGGGCCTCGGCTCGATCGGCGGGATCGTCGAGCGGCCCGAGGGCGGGCACGAGGCGTGGTTCGGCTACACCGACAACACCACCCCGTCCTCGGTGATGCGCTACGACGCGCGCACCGCCGAGACCACGCTGTGGGCCTCGGCGCCGGGTGCGGTCGAGGTCCCCGAGATCGAGACGCGCCAGGTGGTCTACACCTCGCGGGACGGCACGCAGGTGCGGATGCTGGTCGCGTCCCGTCCCGGGCTGTCCGGCCCGCGCCCGGCGGTCCTCTACGGGTACGGCGGCTTCAACATCTCGCTCACCCCGTCCTACTCGGCGAGCATCCTGGCCTGGGTGGAGGCGGGCGGCGTGTACGCGGTCGCCAACCTGCGCGGCGGGTCCGAGGAGGGCGAGGAGTGGCACCGCGCGGGCATGCGGGAGCGCAAGCAGAACGTGTTCGACGACTTCCACGCCGCCGCCGAGAAGCTGATCGCCGACGGCCTGACCACGCCCGCGCAGCTCGCGATCTCGGGCGGCTCCAACGGCGGCCTGCTCGTCGGCGCGGCCCTCACCCAGCGCCCCGACCTGTACCGGGCGGTGGTCTGCTCGGCGCCGCTGCTCGACATGGTGCGCTACGAGCGGTTCGGCCTCGGCCAGACCTGGAACGACGAGTACGGGACGGCGGACGACCCCGAGGAGTTCGGCTGGCTCATCGGCTACTCCCCGTACCACCACGTCCACGCGGGCACCGCGTACCCGGCCGTGCTGTTCACGACGTTCGGCAGCGACACCCGCGTGGACCCGCTGCACGCCCGCAAGCTGTGCGCGGCGCTGCAGTACGCCACCGCGTCGGACGCGCCGGTCCTGCTGCGCAACGAGGCGGAGGTGGGGCACGCCGCCCGCTCGGTGAGCCGCTCGGCCGACCTGATGACCGACACGCTGACGTTCATGGCCGCGCGGACCGGGCTGTCCTTCGGCGAATTGACTCATGGTCTAATAGCGGGATGACGGTGCAGACCACCACGGTCCTCGACCTCCTGCGCGAGCCGCCGGCGGAGCCCGACACGTCGGCCGGCTACCTCGACCTGCTCGGCCCGCCGGCGAAGCCGTCACTGGCCCAGTCGGCGATGGAGTCGACGTTCCTGCCGCGCATCTACGAGAAGGTGTGGCGGCCGATCGGCTTCAACCTCGCCAAGGGCTGGCCGCTCGGCCCCGACACCGCCGCCGAGCACGCGACGGCCCGCGAGTGGCTCGGCCTCACCGGCCGCCCGGCGGCGACGGTGCTGGACGTGGCGTGCGGCCCCGGCAACGTCACCCGCGCCCTCGCCGAGGGCGTCGGCCGCGACGGGCTGGTCGTCGGCCTGGACGCGTCCGAGACCATGCTGGCGCAGGCCGTCCGCGACACCCCCGAGCCCCACCTCGACGACGCCCGCATCGACTACGTGCGCGGCGACGCCGTCGGCCTCCCGTTCCGCGACGGCGTGTTCGACGCCGTCTGCTGCTTCGGCGCGCTCTACCTGTTCGACGACCCGTGGCGGGCGCTGGACGGCATGGCCCGCGTCCTGCGGCCCGGCGGCCGGCTCGTCATCCTCACCTCCCGGCGGCCCGTCCCGCTGCCGAGCGCCCGCATCGCGGGCGAGCTGATCCGCCGCGCCACGGGCTTCACGGTCTTCGGCGACCGCGAGATGACCCGCGCGCTCACCGCCCGCGGCTTCACCGGCGTCCGCCGGCACCGCTACCCGCTGATGCAGATGCTCGCCGCCCGCCTCCCCTGACCCGCGGCGGCGCGGGCCAGGAGGGGCACGGGGGTCAGCGGAGCGGTTTCTCGATGTAGATGTTGACGATGCCGCCGATGGTCTCGCGGCGGGTCTCGCGCCAGCCGAACCTGCGGTAGAGGGCCAGCGCGGGGGCCTGGAGCTCGGTGGTGTCGGCGCGCAGGACGCGGTAGCCGTACTCGGCTGCGCGCTCCTCCAGGGCCCGCACGACCGCGGCGCCGTAGCCGCGGCGCTGGACGGCCGGCAGGACGCGCAGGCGCACCATCTCGACGGCGTTCAGCTCGCGGGCGCCGGGGGCGTAGCCGCCGAACGCGCGGGCGTGGCCGCCGGGGATGAGGTCGGCGCGGCGCAGGCCGCCCATCGCGACGATCCGGGCGCCGAGCTCGCCGACGAGGAACTCGCCGTCGTTGCGGAGGTAGATGTCCTCCATCCGGAAGAAGTCGTGGTCGTAGTAGACGCCGTCACCGGGCCGCAGGCCGACCTGGGCGAGGCCCTCGCGGTGCAGCGCCAGGACGGTGCCGTGGTCGGCCGCGTGGTAGCGGCGGATGCGCAGGTCGCCGAACCGCCAGACGGGCGGCTCGTCCTCCAGCCGGACGAGGTGGCCCTGCGAGAAGGTGCTGCCCATGCCCGGTCAGACCTGCTCCGCCGGCGGCGCGGTGACGGGACTCTTGACCGAGGTGCCCGAGAGCGCCTCGTAGAAGTCCTTCAGCGAGGCGATCTCGCCGTGCTTGGCCGAGACGGCCGCGCCGATCTGGCGAGCACGGTGCACCAGGATGTCGCTGCGGTGGTCGGCGGGCAGGTCGAGGATGGCCTCCCGGCCGGCCACCAGCGCGGCGTCGGGATGGCCGGCGTGCAGCTTGCACATCGCGCGGTCGAGGCGCACCAGGGTCAGGTCGACGCGGTCGGTGGGCGAGTAGAGGGTGAGGGCGTGGCTCAGTACCTCGTCGCCGTGCTTGTGGTCGCCGAGGTTGGTGAACGTGTCGCCCTCGTAGAAGGCCATCTGCCGGTCGGTGAACCCGAACACCAGGTCGCCGGTGTCGGTCTTGGACAACTGGTCGAACACCGAGCGCCCCCGGACCAGGGCGCGGCGGGCGCTCGGGGCGGCGTCGCCGCGGCCGCGCAGCGCGAGCATGCCGAGCGCGCGGGCCTCCACGGCGGGGGCCATGGCGGCGGCGACGCCGGGCGTGCGGCCGGCGAGGTCCTGGGCCTTGCGGGCCAGGTGCAGCGCCTCGCGCGGGTCGCCGTAGTACATCGGCACGAGGGACTCGCGGACGGTCACCCAGGCGCGCAGCTGCCGGTCGCCGGTCTCGTCGGCGGCGGTGCGCGCGGTGCGGAAGAACGAGCGGGCCAGCCGGTGGTCGCCCAGGTTGATCATGATCAGCCCGGACAGCCCGGACAGCTGCGCCGCGATCCGGCACAGCCGCTCCTGCAGTTCCACCGGCTGCCGCTTGTCGCACATGCGCCGCACCTCGCTGAAGTCCAGCAGGACGTCGCAGAGCATCCGCAGCGAGGGGGTCGCCTGGTACTGCCGGCCGTAGCCGTAGGTCGTCTCCTCCCACTGGTCGAGCATGGTCGGCGAGACGGTCGCGCCGACCAGGGTGTCGTCCATCCTGCGGCGCAGGTTGTCGACGGCCCCAAGGAACTGACCGTCGAGCGCCACGCCCGCTCCGGCCAGAAGTTGCAGAAGGGTCCTACGAAGCACGATGTCCTCCTCTCCCACATCAATGGTCAGGGGGCCTTCGGCGCGGTCGGGGCCCCGTACGTCGTTGACGGTGACCCAGGGACGCTCCTCGCCCCTGGGGACGATCGCCCCGACGAGCGCGTCGGGGTCGGATGCCGCGCGCCGCTCCGGGGCGCGCGGCGGGGGGACGCTCGGAGCCCCCGTGCGGGCCGCGTGGCCGCGGCCGCAGATGCAGGGGCTCTGGTAGTCGAGCGCGTCGGGCTCCACCCGGTAGACGGCGCACAGGTAGTGCAGGTACTCGGGACCGGGCCGCTTGTACCCGCTCTCGTAGGCCGACAGCAGCGTCTCCCCGAGCCGGGGCGGCGGCTTGCCGTCGACCTCGTACAGCGCCCTGACCTGCGCCACGATGTCGGACAGCGCGACACCGTGGGCGAGGCGGTGCGCCTTCACCCGGCTGGTGCCGAACAGCGGCCCGCACTGCTCGTGGATCTCCTGCGCGATCTGGACCGGGCCCTGGCCCCGGGCCAGAGCGTGCGCGCGGATCCGGCGGGCGACTTCCGTCTCTTTCCGGGGGGGATCCGACACTCCGGCCTCCTCACCGTCGTGCCGGGACGCCGTTCCCCCGGGGGGAGGGCGGTCGTCCCTGCCACGGCGACCGGTCACTAGATGGCCACGACAGATAATCTTTCGCGCACGCAGCGTAACCCCCGTCACATTGGCCGCCAAGCGGTTTCACGGAAGAAGCAGCGGCCGGAGGACGCCTCACCCCCCGTGGGTAGAGATTCTTCCTCCGCAGTAGGGCGCCCTTCCTCTGAGGTGGGGTAATCCGGTACTTCGCCGGACGGTCGCCCCCTTGACCCGCCAGTGTGAGAGTTGCAATTCTCGCCGCGAGTGACCGGACGGATCCAGAGAGTCGATCATCCGCCCCTGTCCGGTCAAGCCCGGCGCTCGCCCATGGAGGGGGTGTGAAGGTGGTCAGCGACAGACGCGTCGGCTACCTCGAGGAACTGGAGCACGAACTCGACACG
It encodes:
- a CDS encoding prolyl oligopeptidase family protein, translated to MTPYPPAQRQDIVEDIHGHRVADPYRWLEDADSADTTEWLAAQDRLFHKVVDALPGRDALRARLGELLGAGSVGSPVWRGERRFFTRRGAGQEHPVLYTAGPDGAERVLVDPMALDPDGTTTLDGWQPDKEGRRLAYKVSTGGDEESLLYVIDVATGERVEGPIERARYSAVAWLPGGEAYYYARRLPAHEVPDGEEQYHRRLYLHRVGTDPDADDVLIFGAGRDKTNYYGAGVSRDGRWLTVSSSQGTAPRNDLWIADLSASPPEAPALRPVQEGVDAGTGLHVGRDGRAYIFTDRDAPRSRLCVADPADPSYEHWQDLLPEDPEAVLTDFAILDGLERPVLLAGWTRHAISEITVHDLATGERIGTVPTPGLGSIGGIVERPEGGHEAWFGYTDNTTPSSVMRYDARTAETTLWASAPGAVEVPEIETRQVVYTSRDGTQVRMLVASRPGLSGPRPAVLYGYGGFNISLTPSYSASILAWVEAGGVYAVANLRGGSEEGEEWHRAGMRERKQNVFDDFHAAAEKLIADGLTTPAQLAISGGSNGGLLVGAALTQRPDLYRAVVCSAPLLDMVRYERFGLGQTWNDEYGTADDPEEFGWLIGYSPYHHVHAGTAYPAVLFTTFGSDTRVDPLHARKLCAALQYATASDAPVLLRNEAEVGHAARSVSRSADLMTDTLTFMAARTGLSFGELTHGLIAG
- a CDS encoding class I SAM-dependent methyltransferase is translated as MTVQTTTVLDLLREPPAEPDTSAGYLDLLGPPAKPSLAQSAMESTFLPRIYEKVWRPIGFNLAKGWPLGPDTAAEHATAREWLGLTGRPAATVLDVACGPGNVTRALAEGVGRDGLVVGLDASETMLAQAVRDTPEPHLDDARIDYVRGDAVGLPFRDGVFDAVCCFGALYLFDDPWRALDGMARVLRPGGRLVILTSRRPVPLPSARIAGELIRRATGFTVFGDREMTRALTARGFTGVRRHRYPLMQMLAARLP
- a CDS encoding GNAT family N-acetyltransferase, producing the protein MGSTFSQGHLVRLEDEPPVWRFGDLRIRRYHAADHGTVLALHREGLAQVGLRPGDGVYYDHDFFRMEDIYLRNDGEFLVGELGARIVAMGGLRRADLIPGGHARAFGGYAPGARELNAVEMVRLRVLPAVQRRGYGAAVVRALEERAAEYGYRVLRADTTELQAPALALYRRFGWRETRRETIGGIVNIYIEKPLR
- a CDS encoding XRE family transcriptional regulator, whose product is MSDPPRKETEVARRIRAHALARGQGPVQIAQEIHEQCGPLFGTSRVKAHRLAHGVALSDIVAQVRALYEVDGKPPPRLGETLLSAYESGYKRPGPEYLHYLCAVYRVEPDALDYQSPCICGRGHAARTGAPSVPPPRAPERRAASDPDALVGAIVPRGEERPWVTVNDVRGPDRAEGPLTIDVGEEDIVLRRTLLQLLAGAGVALDGQFLGAVDNLRRRMDDTLVGATVSPTMLDQWEETTYGYGRQYQATPSLRMLCDVLLDFSEVRRMCDKRQPVELQERLCRIAAQLSGLSGLIMINLGDHRLARSFFRTARTAADETGDRQLRAWVTVRESLVPMYYGDPREALHLARKAQDLAGRTPGVAAAMAPAVEARALGMLALRGRGDAAPSARRALVRGRSVFDQLSKTDTGDLVFGFTDRQMAFYEGDTFTNLGDHKHGDEVLSHALTLYSPTDRVDLTLVRLDRAMCKLHAGHPDAALVAGREAILDLPADHRSDILVHRARQIGAAVSAKHGEIASLKDFYEALSGTSVKSPVTAPPAEQV